The window TCCTCGCTTGGAAAAGGAATCACAGCTGCTTCATTAGGACGACTTTTGAAAAATAGGGGTCTAAGCGTTTTTATCCAGAAGTTTGACCCATATATTAACGTTGACCCAGGAACGATGAGCCCGTATCAGCACGGGGAAGTGTATGTAACAGGCGATGGGGCGGAAACAGACCTTGACCTTGGCCACTATGAGCGCTTTATCGATATTAATCTGACTAAGAACAGCAATGTTACAACGGGAAAGATTTATTCGACAGTCCTGAAAAAAGAGCGCCGTGGGGATTATCTTGGCGGGACGGTTCAAGTTATTCCACATATCACAAATGAAATCAAGGAGCGCGTATTCCGCGCAGGCCATGAGACAAATGCGGATGTGGTTATTACTGAAATCGGCGGAACAGTAGGGGATATTGAATCGCTGCCATTTCTTGAGGCTATTCGCCAAATCAAGAGCGATATCGGCCATGAGAACGTAATGTATATTCACTGTACATTAATCCCATACATTAAAGCAGCCGGGGAAATGAAAACCAAGCCTACACAGCATAGTGTAAAAGAATTACGAAGCCTTGGAATCCAGCCAAACGTCATCGTCGTCCGGACAGAACTTCCTGTATCCCAGGATATGAAGGACAAAATTGCGCTGTTTTGTGATATTGATAAAAAGGCAGTCATTGAATGCCGTGACGCAGAAACTCTTTATACCATTCCGTTGGATCTTCAGGAACAAAACCTGGATAGTATTGTTTGCGATCACTTGAAGCTTCAATGTGGCGAAGCGGATATGACTGAATGGAAGGCTCTTGTCGATAAAGTAACAAATTTGACAGGAAAGACAAAAATTGCCCTTGTCGGAAAGTATGTTGAATTGCAGGATGCATACTTGTCTGTTGTCGAAGCACTTAAGCATGCTGGGTATGCGCATGATGCAGATATCGACATCGACTGGGTGAATGCCGAGCATGTTAATGAAGAAAATGTTGAAGAATTGCTTGGCGATGCGGACGGTATTCTTGTACCCGGCGGTTTTGGGGACAGAGGAGTCGAAGGGAAAATTTCGGCAATCAAATATGCCCGTGAACGAAAGGTGCCTTTCTTGGGGATTTGCCTGGGGATGCAGCTTGCAACTATAGAATTTGCCCGTAATGTACTTGGCCTTGAAGGCGCGCACTCGTCCGAGCTTGATCCAAACACGAAACATCCAATTATTGATTTGCTTCCTGAACAGAAGGATGTTGAAGACCTTGGTGGAACTCTTCGTCTTGGTTTGTATCCTTGCAAACTTGTTGAGGGTACAAAAGTTTATGAAGCTTATGGTGAGAAAATTGTATACGAACGCCACCGCCATCGCTATGAGTTCAATAATCATTATCGCAAGGATATGGAACAGGCAGGCTTTGTCTTTTCCGGTACAAGCCCGGATGGCCGCCTGATTGAAACAATTGAAGTTACAGAACACCCTTGGTTCGTCGCTTCACAGTTCCATCCAGAATTCCTGTCAAGGCCGACACGCCCTCAACCTTTATTCCGTGAATTCATTCATGCTTCACTTCAAGGGAAGTAATGCATAATAAAAGCCAGTTCCTCAACTAAAGAGGAGACTGGCTTTTTTTGTCCGGAAAACATTGGCATGATATACGTCTGAAAAGGAAATGTTTTGTATTTGTTTTGTGAACAAGTGGAAATCGCATGATAAAAAAACCATTCCAAAGTCATCTTGAGAAGCTTTAGAGTTGGTCGTATTCAGCCAATATCTCATCAATTGTGAATTTTAATCCATAGTACACATATAAGGCCGCGATTGGTCCTGGATACCCATACCTGTTTCCTGTTTCGTCAGGAAGCAGCCCCTTTTTTAGGAAAAGATCAATGTGTACATCGGCTAATTCAGCAAGTGATTTTTCGTTGTCTTCATCTGACGTACAAACGGATATAAACGGAACTCCTTCTCTTCGCAAAACTTCGGCAGCCTCAATCCCATTCTGATCGGAGGAAAAGCGAGTAATTATCATTGCCCTGTCAGCAGCCGTAAAGGTTGGTGGTGAAGAAGGTTCCAAAATTGCTGCGCTTTGAAGCGGTTCAACCCCGGAGGTAGCCTCCATTCCCACAGCAGCCATTTCGTTTGGCCCAAAAATATAGATTTTGCCCTGTCCAGCTGATGCCTGTGCAAGCAGACGGGCGGCGTCCTCAAAGTTTTCTTCCTGTTTATTCTGTATTCTGCCTAACAGTCCTGTCAGCTGTGTCGAAAACATTTTCAGCATTCATTGCTTCCCCCTCGATGTTTTTCCTTTCATTATAGACAAATTCCTTCACTATGCAAAAATTGTCGGAAAAAGGAGGACAGAAAATGCAGGATATTAGTAAGAAAAAGAGAAATAGTTGAGGACGGTGTTTCCTTTTAAACATAAAGAAGAAATAGGGAATTGGGGCGATGTTACAATGAAGGAAAAAATACTAATAGTTGACGATCAATTCGGGATTCGCATCCTGCTTAATGAAGTTTTTCAAAAAGAAGGATATGCCACGTTTCAGGCTGCCAATGGCATCCAGGCTTTGGATATTGTAAAAAAACATAAGCCGGACCTTGTCCTTCTGGATATGAAAATACCGGGAATGGATGGCATTGAGATTTTGAAAAGGATGAAGGTAATTGAGCCTGATATTAAAGTCATCATCATGACCGCTTATGGGGAGCTCGACATGATTCAGGAGGCAAAAGACCTGGGTGCTATCACTCACTTTGCAAAGCCGTTTGATATTGATGATATCAGGAACGCGGTGCGGACCTATGCTGTAAAGCAATAGGTGCTTTTAAAACCAGTTGAGTTTCCAGTTGG is drawn from Bacillus sp. FJAT-18017 and contains these coding sequences:
- a CDS encoding CTP synthase, which codes for MTKYIFVTGGVVSSLGKGITAASLGRLLKNRGLSVFIQKFDPYINVDPGTMSPYQHGEVYVTGDGAETDLDLGHYERFIDINLTKNSNVTTGKIYSTVLKKERRGDYLGGTVQVIPHITNEIKERVFRAGHETNADVVITEIGGTVGDIESLPFLEAIRQIKSDIGHENVMYIHCTLIPYIKAAGEMKTKPTQHSVKELRSLGIQPNVIVVRTELPVSQDMKDKIALFCDIDKKAVIECRDAETLYTIPLDLQEQNLDSIVCDHLKLQCGEADMTEWKALVDKVTNLTGKTKIALVGKYVELQDAYLSVVEALKHAGYAHDADIDIDWVNAEHVNEENVEELLGDADGILVPGGFGDRGVEGKISAIKYARERKVPFLGICLGMQLATIEFARNVLGLEGAHSSELDPNTKHPIIDLLPEQKDVEDLGGTLRLGLYPCKLVEGTKVYEAYGEKIVYERHRHRYEFNNHYRKDMEQAGFVFSGTSPDGRLIETIEVTEHPWFVASQFHPEFLSRPTRPQPLFREFIHASLQGK
- a CDS encoding DUF2529 domain-containing protein, with translation MLKMFSTQLTGLLGRIQNKQEENFEDAARLLAQASAGQGKIYIFGPNEMAAVGMEATSGVEPLQSAAILEPSSPPTFTAADRAMIITRFSSDQNGIEAAEVLRREGVPFISVCTSDEDNEKSLAELADVHIDLFLKKGLLPDETGNRYGYPGPIAALYVYYGLKFTIDEILAEYDQL
- a CDS encoding response regulator, with protein sequence MKEKILIVDDQFGIRILLNEVFQKEGYATFQAANGIQALDIVKKHKPDLVLLDMKIPGMDGIEILKRMKVIEPDIKVIIMTAYGELDMIQEAKDLGAITHFAKPFDIDDIRNAVRTYAVKQ